A stretch of Desulfobacter hydrogenophilus DNA encodes these proteins:
- a CDS encoding ArdC-like ssDNA-binding domain-containing protein, with amino-acid sequence MSKYQDQLNDFSKRVLEAIEKGDAPWQKPWEEGLLLELPKNLTTDQNYKGVNLINLAMSGYNDPRWMTFNQAKDMNCFVKKGQKASKGFFYSPARLEKELDDKGKPILDENGEEKITKVNKPIFKTFSVFNATQIEGVEPYRHPEPAWKPEDKAEKLIASANVEITGSQLDKAFYNFLTHSIETPDKSQFDDKSKYYSTIFHELSHATAHKSMLDRGVDYADKDSRAKEELRAEISSWLVCSQIGIGYSAESKESNKAYVSSWLKAIKPEDRAKELGFAMKDAEKIVEYLMGPDLEKGKATQKEAERLQAKADKYRIDHKDLFSYTEKITVAMGNPDLFDDLMPEHYKSDPLSAFNKELDDSQREIVTYLKNIAPSLEKKSKSVPSPQVPSPAPKLSKNSQIEKRDPALSRMYINVPYSEKDEAKALGAKWDKQEKSWFVESEIDQAPFKKWLEPAQDSLDMNKVTAQFQDQASRLGLKIDSPQADGKLHRVAVEGDKGGKKSGAYTLYPDGRPAGFIQNHKTGEKANFKYEGELGKTVITSGNKQARAAERDQDHAAAAKKAFGIYINAEKTTSHPYLTDKKINGDKGYRVDKNNRLIVPAKNLKTNKIESLQFIGEDGQKQFLTGGKKSGNAYTIGELDEQKPILLAEGFATGKTLNDVSHLPAVVCFDANNLENVAKQIRELMPSAELFICADNDHAKKNNVGVKKAEKAAKAVGAKVIIPKFTDESKKLGYTDFNDLAKCKMGKSRVQSQLKSQIKYLSKDKGVGLER; translated from the coding sequence ATGAGTAAATATCAAGACCAGCTCAATGATTTTTCCAAAAGGGTTTTAGAGGCCATTGAAAAAGGCGATGCGCCCTGGCAGAAACCGTGGGAAGAAGGTCTGTTGTTAGAATTGCCTAAAAATTTAACCACGGACCAGAATTATAAAGGTGTAAACCTGATTAACCTGGCAATGAGCGGCTACAATGACCCCAGGTGGATGACGTTCAACCAGGCGAAAGATATGAATTGTTTTGTCAAAAAAGGGCAAAAAGCCTCCAAAGGATTTTTTTACTCGCCTGCCAGATTGGAAAAAGAGCTTGATGATAAAGGAAAGCCCATCCTAGATGAAAACGGTGAAGAGAAAATAACTAAGGTCAATAAACCTATTTTCAAAACTTTTTCTGTTTTTAATGCCACCCAGATTGAAGGAGTGGAACCATACAGGCACCCGGAGCCTGCCTGGAAGCCGGAAGATAAAGCAGAAAAGCTGATAGCATCTGCCAATGTGGAAATCACAGGGAGTCAGCTTGATAAGGCGTTTTATAATTTTTTAACCCATTCCATTGAAACGCCGGACAAGTCACAATTTGACGATAAGTCAAAATATTATTCCACAATATTTCATGAACTGTCCCATGCTACAGCCCATAAATCAATGCTGGACAGGGGCGTTGACTATGCGGATAAGGATTCCAGGGCCAAGGAAGAATTAAGGGCGGAAATATCAAGCTGGCTGGTGTGTTCTCAAATTGGCATTGGCTATTCTGCCGAATCCAAAGAGAGCAATAAAGCGTATGTTTCGTCCTGGCTGAAAGCCATAAAGCCGGAAGATCGGGCAAAAGAACTCGGGTTTGCAATGAAAGACGCTGAAAAAATCGTTGAATACCTGATGGGGCCTGATTTAGAGAAAGGTAAAGCAACACAAAAAGAAGCGGAACGATTACAGGCGAAAGCCGATAAATACCGTATTGATCACAAAGATTTGTTTTCGTATACGGAAAAAATAACTGTGGCCATGGGCAATCCCGATTTGTTTGATGATTTAATGCCCGAGCACTATAAAAGTGATCCGTTATCAGCTTTTAACAAGGAACTGGATGATTCCCAGCGTGAAATAGTAACCTATCTGAAGAATATCGCCCCTTCCCTTGAAAAAAAGTCCAAATCTGTTCCATCTCCCCAGGTGCCCTCCCCTGCCCCGAAACTATCCAAAAATTCGCAAATCGAAAAAAGAGATCCGGCATTATCCAGGATGTATATCAACGTGCCGTATTCAGAGAAAGATGAAGCCAAGGCCCTGGGTGCAAAATGGGATAAACAGGAAAAATCCTGGTTTGTTGAATCTGAAATTGACCAGGCCCCTTTTAAAAAATGGCTCGAACCTGCCCAGGATAGTCTTGACATGAACAAAGTAACTGCTCAATTCCAGGATCAGGCTTCCAGACTTGGCCTGAAAATTGACAGCCCCCAGGCGGACGGCAAGCTGCACCGTGTAGCGGTTGAAGGAGATAAGGGCGGTAAAAAATCCGGGGCATATACGCTTTATCCCGACGGCAGGCCTGCGGGGTTCATTCAAAATCATAAAACCGGGGAAAAAGCCAATTTCAAATATGAAGGAGAACTCGGTAAAACAGTCATTACATCAGGAAATAAACAAGCACGGGCAGCCGAGCGGGACCAGGATCACGCCGCAGCAGCTAAAAAAGCGTTCGGCATTTACATTAATGCCGAAAAAACCACGTCCCACCCATACCTTACAGATAAAAAGATCAATGGCGACAAAGGATACCGGGTTGATAAAAACAACCGGCTGATTGTCCCTGCCAAAAATCTTAAAACCAACAAAATCGAATCCCTGCAGTTCATCGGCGAGGATGGGCAAAAGCAATTTCTGACCGGCGGGAAAAAATCTGGGAACGCTTATACCATAGGCGAACTCGACGAACAAAAACCCATACTGCTGGCTGAAGGATTTGCAACGGGAAAGACCCTTAATGATGTGAGCCACCTTCCAGCGGTGGTCTGTTTTGATGCAAATAACCTTGAAAATGTGGCCAAACAAATCCGGGAATTGATGCCCTCGGCTGAGTTGTTCATTTGTGCTGATAATGACCACGCCAAAAAAAACAATGTGGGTGTGAAAAAAGCCGAAAAAGCCGCCAAGGCCGTTGGTGCTAAAGTCATTATCCCCAAATTTACGGATGAATCAAAAAAGCTTGGGTACACGGATTTCAATGACCTGGCCAAGTGCAAGATGGGTAAGAGTCGAGTTCAAAGTCAGTTGAAATCCCAAATCAAATATCTTTCCAAAGATAAAGGCGTAGGGCTTGAACGATGA
- a CDS encoding conjugal transfer protein TrbH: MKPLTRLTLLFFLALTCFSCTHLSSKGSWVSIDSEPPLLICDEIISRLILQYPPAKTTITLLKSGNKTFDELIEKQARRAGYTISQTQSAVKICYVIDVLSQNPGTGYVHLKSSDGFSFSRMFRMPGYNLADNYTQREVKK, encoded by the coding sequence ATGAAACCGCTTACCAGACTGACCCTTCTTTTTTTTCTGGCGTTAACCTGTTTTTCCTGCACCCATCTTTCTTCTAAAGGATCATGGGTATCGATTGATTCTGAGCCGCCGTTACTGATTTGTGATGAAATCATCAGCCGCCTGATCCTGCAATATCCACCGGCAAAAACCACGATAACGCTTCTTAAAAGCGGCAATAAAACCTTTGACGAACTGATTGAAAAACAGGCCAGACGAGCCGGTTATACAATCAGTCAGACCCAGAGCGCTGTCAAGATCTGCTATGTCATTGACGTGTTATCGCAAAATCCCGGCACCGGATACGTCCACCTTAAAAGCAGTGACGGATTCAGTTTCAGCCGGATGTTCCGCATGCCGGGATATAACCTGGCAGACAATTATACCCAACGCGAGGTTAAAAAATGA
- a CDS encoding plasmid mobilization protein: protein MKKDKREIILKAYVTKKEYCQIKLLAKQTGFSVSEYIRRILNGQRIESRLDQEAFLSALKVNADLGRLGGLFKYYLAQGFKKVPPSEIRKVLHDIEDRQRQLRPVISKIRDMV from the coding sequence ATGAAAAAAGATAAGCGGGAAATCATCCTCAAAGCTTATGTAACGAAAAAAGAATACTGCCAAATCAAGCTTCTTGCCAAACAGACGGGTTTTTCTGTCTCTGAATATATCCGCCGGATTCTAAATGGCCAGCGGATTGAATCAAGGCTTGATCAAGAAGCTTTTTTATCTGCGCTTAAAGTGAACGCTGACCTTGGCAGGCTTGGAGGGCTGTTTAAATACTATCTTGCCCAGGGGTTTAAAAAAGTGCCTCCTTCAGAAATAAGAAAGGTGTTGCATGACATTGAAGACAGGCAGCGGCAGCTTAGGCCGGTCATTTCTAAAATTCGGGATATGGTGTAA
- a CDS encoding DNA topoisomerase 3: MRLFIAEKPSLGRAIAAGLGNVEKRNGYIECGQDVVTWCFGHLLEMDQPEAYDEKYKVWRKEELPILPGTFNASVRKDAVVQMKIIGKLLRDAEMVVNAGDPDREGQLLVDEVLEYHDYAGFCERIWLAALDDKSVKKALTSMTDNSDYTGLRDAARARAQADWLVGMNCTRAMTLKGRDAGSQGVLSLGRVQTPTLALVVNRDLAIENFKPHPYFTLHVEIIHEAGSFTGTFQPLDTQKGLDDQGRLINPDEAYRLKKEVSSQAGKILEAYKEKKKKNPPLPHCLSSLQKAASSKLGMGAKQVLDVAQALYEKKLTTYPRSDCRYLPEEQFDEADSVLAALANVSGFEQIAGNTDCSIKSAAYNTKKVTAHHAIIPTGETPSNLSADESALYRMIAQIFCIQFYAAMEYEAQKILTGINHTVWKSTGRNILNSGWTAFIREQEDETAEDQILPEVHQNDGITAGQVDIKSQKTKPPARFTEGTLIEAMANIHRFIEDTEAKKTLKENEGIGTEATRAGIIETLKARQLIELQKKKIISTDLGRQLVKMAPEVLTDPVTTAQWESRLSGIVDGNESLSAFMTDQTTQVPELVKAIFDLQLDPLPGTHLCPECDRPLHRQKSKKGAWYWACFNQDGHAKPVFLNDKNGKPDLTPKKKIELSEHKCRACGKPLVKRESKKKGKGGKNNYWWGCSGFPKCKQTYFDDNGKPQFTEKKENNNGF; encoded by the coding sequence ATGAGACTTTTCATAGCAGAAAAACCATCTCTTGGCCGGGCCATTGCTGCAGGCCTGGGGAATGTGGAAAAAAGGAACGGTTATATAGAATGCGGCCAAGATGTCGTTACTTGGTGCTTCGGCCACCTGTTGGAAATGGACCAGCCCGAAGCATACGACGAAAAGTACAAGGTTTGGAGAAAAGAGGAACTGCCCATTTTACCGGGCACCTTTAACGCCTCGGTCAGAAAAGATGCTGTCGTACAAATGAAGATCATAGGTAAGCTGCTACGGGATGCTGAAATGGTCGTCAATGCAGGGGACCCGGACAGAGAAGGGCAGCTTCTTGTTGATGAAGTGTTGGAATACCACGACTATGCCGGTTTTTGTGAACGTATCTGGCTTGCGGCCCTGGATGATAAATCAGTTAAAAAAGCCCTGACCTCCATGACCGACAATAGTGACTATACCGGCCTGCGTGATGCCGCCAGGGCCAGAGCCCAGGCAGACTGGCTGGTAGGCATGAACTGCACCCGGGCCATGACCCTCAAAGGTCGCGATGCCGGCAGCCAGGGCGTGCTATCCCTTGGCCGGGTCCAGACCCCTACCCTTGCCCTGGTGGTCAACCGGGACCTGGCTATTGAAAACTTCAAACCTCATCCGTATTTCACCCTGCATGTTGAAATTATTCATGAAGCAGGTTCTTTCACCGGTACGTTTCAACCCCTTGACACACAAAAAGGGCTGGATGACCAGGGCCGTTTAATCAATCCTGATGAAGCCTATCGGCTCAAAAAAGAGGTAAGCAGCCAGGCGGGTAAAATTCTTGAAGCCTACAAAGAAAAAAAGAAAAAGAATCCGCCGTTACCCCATTGCCTGTCCTCTTTACAAAAAGCTGCATCTTCAAAACTCGGTATGGGAGCAAAACAAGTGCTTGATGTGGCCCAGGCACTTTATGAAAAAAAGCTGACAACATATCCCCGCTCAGATTGCCGGTACCTGCCGGAAGAGCAATTTGATGAAGCAGACAGTGTGCTTGCAGCCCTGGCAAACGTTTCCGGATTTGAACAAATTGCCGGGAATACGGATTGTTCTATCAAAAGCGCTGCATACAATACGAAAAAAGTAACTGCCCATCATGCCATTATCCCTACGGGTGAAACGCCTTCTAACCTGTCAGCTGATGAATCTGCCCTGTACCGTATGATTGCCCAAATCTTTTGTATTCAGTTTTATGCAGCCATGGAATATGAAGCGCAGAAAATTCTGACCGGGATCAATCATACTGTCTGGAAATCAACGGGCAGAAATATACTAAATTCTGGCTGGACAGCCTTCATCAGGGAACAAGAGGATGAAACCGCAGAAGATCAAATTTTGCCAGAGGTTCACCAGAACGACGGTATAACCGCAGGCCAGGTTGATATTAAATCCCAAAAAACCAAACCACCCGCAAGATTCACCGAAGGCACCCTCATTGAGGCTATGGCAAATATCCACAGGTTTATCGAAGATACCGAAGCCAAAAAGACTTTAAAAGAAAATGAAGGCATCGGAACTGAAGCGACCAGGGCCGGGATCATCGAAACATTAAAAGCCCGGCAGCTGATAGAACTCCAGAAAAAGAAGATCATTTCCACTGATCTTGGCCGGCAGCTGGTCAAAATGGCCCCTGAAGTACTCACTGATCCCGTGACAACGGCACAATGGGAATCAAGGCTTTCTGGCATCGTTGACGGTAACGAAAGCCTGTCCGCATTTATGACGGATCAAACCACCCAGGTCCCGGAACTTGTCAAAGCAATATTTGATCTTCAATTAGACCCTTTACCGGGAACCCATCTTTGCCCGGAATGCGACCGGCCGTTACACAGGCAAAAAAGCAAAAAAGGGGCGTGGTATTGGGCATGCTTCAACCAGGATGGACATGCCAAGCCTGTATTCCTCAATGATAAAAACGGCAAGCCGGATTTAACACCAAAGAAAAAAATAGAATTATCAGAACACAAGTGCCGGGCCTGCGGCAAACCGCTTGTGAAACGGGAATCAAAGAAAAAAGGAAAAGGAGGCAAGAATAATTATTGGTGGGGATGCTCCGGCTTTCCCAAATGTAAACAAACGTATTTTGACGATAACGGCAAGCCCCAGTTCACAGAAAAGAAGGAGAATAATAATGGATTTTGA
- the trbB gene encoding P-type conjugative transfer ATPase TrbB has protein sequence MSVVLDSLKHNLGPIVTQALDDDNVIEVMLNPDGKLWLDTFDKGMVEVSAIPASSASGILSQVASMLGAVVTKDSPVVEGELPLDGSRFEGLFPPVVANPTFTIRKKAINIFTLDNYVRSGIMSSDQQQIICDAIANKKNILVVGGTGSGKTTLTNAILAELANIAGDERLVIIEDTSELQCLSKNKVMLRTNRNTNMQHLLKATMRLRPDRIVVGEVRGGEALDLLKAWNTGHPGGVCTVHANSCAGGLVRLQQLIAEVVPNPMDDLIQEAVDLVIFIKRTKEGRKIEDIAEIGNDYGFQSETQKLRILK, from the coding sequence ATGAGCGTTGTATTGGACAGTTTGAAACATAATTTAGGCCCCATTGTTACCCAGGCCCTGGATGATGATAACGTGATTGAAGTCATGCTCAACCCTGACGGCAAATTATGGCTCGATACGTTTGATAAAGGCATGGTGGAAGTGTCCGCCATTCCTGCATCTTCTGCCTCCGGAATACTGAGCCAGGTTGCGTCCATGCTGGGCGCGGTCGTTACAAAGGATTCTCCCGTTGTTGAAGGCGAGCTGCCCCTGGACGGCAGCCGGTTTGAAGGGTTGTTTCCTCCGGTTGTGGCCAATCCCACGTTCACAATCCGCAAAAAGGCGATCAATATCTTTACCCTGGATAATTACGTGCGGTCGGGAATCATGTCATCGGATCAGCAACAAATCATCTGTGATGCCATTGCAAACAAAAAAAACATCCTGGTGGTGGGCGGAACGGGTTCCGGCAAGACAACCCTGACAAATGCGATTCTCGCAGAATTGGCAAATATTGCCGGTGATGAGCGGCTTGTCATTATTGAAGACACCAGCGAACTACAGTGCCTGTCAAAAAATAAGGTGATGCTGCGTACAAACCGGAACACCAATATGCAGCATCTTCTCAAAGCCACCATGAGGCTTCGGCCGGACAGAATCGTTGTTGGTGAAGTAAGGGGCGGTGAAGCCCTTGACCTGTTAAAGGCGTGGAATACCGGTCACCCGGGAGGCGTGTGCACCGTTCATGCAAATTCCTGTGCCGGAGGACTGGTCCGGCTGCAGCAGCTGATTGCCGAAGTTGTGCCGAATCCCATGGATGATTTAATCCAAGAGGCGGTTGATCTGGTGATTTTTATCAAACGGACCAAAGAAGGCCGAAAAATTGAGGATATCGCCGAAATAGGAAACGATTATGGATTTCAATCGGAAACACAAAAACTAAGGATTTTAAAATGA
- a CDS encoding TrbM/KikA/MpfK family conjugal transfer protein, protein MKKFSATITIFLFWIVFLGETPLSWGDDELTNEQKLACESILCLSSGDRPDECDPALNYFFSIKKKKLSDTRDARKSFLKKCPDSNADGMSSLINVLVDYNCSSCTVEQLNKNLVKVVISTGRNFSSISNHSSGYTVMAVDPELPAYCLKYYAAMNSNQYTAYSQYSQSQPVYIGSNIGRKVQDDDGNEYYVIYAKSRNEQAQITEAISQNRWEWAN, encoded by the coding sequence ATGAAAAAGTTTTCAGCAACAATTACGATTTTTCTTTTTTGGATAGTTTTTTTAGGAGAAACGCCTCTCTCATGGGGAGATGATGAATTAACAAATGAACAGAAATTGGCTTGCGAATCTATTTTATGCTTGTCTTCGGGCGACAGGCCGGACGAATGTGACCCTGCTTTAAATTATTTTTTCAGCATCAAAAAAAAGAAATTATCCGACACCAGGGACGCCCGGAAATCTTTTTTGAAAAAATGTCCTGATTCAAATGCAGATGGGATGTCCAGCTTGATCAACGTCCTCGTTGATTACAATTGTTCTTCCTGCACTGTTGAACAGTTAAATAAAAATCTTGTCAAAGTGGTCATTTCAACGGGACGTAATTTTAGTTCTATTTCCAACCACTCTTCTGGTTATACGGTAATGGCAGTTGATCCTGAATTACCGGCATATTGTTTAAAGTATTATGCCGCCATGAACAGTAATCAATACACCGCCTACTCACAATATTCACAATCACAACCAGTCTATATCGGTTCCAATATAGGCCGAAAGGTCCAAGATGACGACGGCAACGAATATTATGTGATTTATGCAAAGTCACGAAACGAACAAGCTCAGATAACGGAGGCAATATCACAAAACCGTTGGGAATGGGCCAATTAA
- a CDS encoding TrbI/VirB10 family protein, whose translation MSAPRGLQRPGVMTTVLSKKPILVLFLFIAIIVLLLLFSIFDEDKRKNRNGDQDQETLLIEPQQSSVSTDEEGLNLPKAPKQRKGLASETDMNTQGKKGDQKALEPIEVVRANPPPQDPVKAALDKQRQKQLVTVLQYRFEKQRQALESNPVVYKKNASMIVSASSGISDQTGGQSGTSARLSALNSELANAKARLGLGGADSRSIASVTTTTGLSISAQTESNDDSMWDNGYSMDQDTNALSIKTGAIIPVVLITGIDSTLPGYISGQVSQNVWDTATGYNLLIPQGTKAFGQYQNNIIMGQERVFVVWQRLIFPDGRTMTLKDMPGGDQLGYTGLKDKVNNHYFRIYGHALLMSLVTGGTAYAMNTLDSDNSDETTTLNESMGTALADQMGQTTMALLEKHMNMSPTLTIRPGYRLNIIAVKDLEFSEPYEGKL comes from the coding sequence ATGAGTGCACCACGGGGGCTGCAAAGGCCGGGCGTAATGACAACGGTGTTGAGCAAAAAGCCTATCTTAGTGCTGTTTCTGTTCATTGCCATCATTGTATTGCTGCTGCTTTTTTCAATCTTTGATGAAGATAAAAGAAAGAATAGAAACGGGGATCAGGATCAGGAAACCCTGTTGATAGAACCCCAGCAGTCATCCGTATCCACAGATGAAGAAGGGCTTAATCTGCCCAAAGCCCCTAAACAACGCAAAGGCCTTGCGTCTGAAACCGATATGAACACCCAGGGGAAAAAGGGGGATCAAAAGGCCCTTGAGCCCATTGAGGTTGTACGCGCGAATCCCCCTCCCCAGGACCCTGTAAAAGCCGCTTTAGATAAGCAGCGGCAAAAACAGCTTGTCACCGTTCTGCAGTACCGATTTGAAAAGCAACGCCAGGCTTTGGAATCCAATCCGGTTGTTTACAAAAAAAACGCCTCAATGATTGTCAGCGCCTCTTCTGGTATTTCTGACCAAACCGGCGGGCAATCTGGAACTTCAGCAAGATTGTCCGCTTTAAACAGTGAACTTGCAAACGCTAAAGCAAGGCTTGGCCTTGGGGGTGCCGATTCACGATCCATAGCATCAGTAACAACGACAACTGGTTTATCCATATCAGCTCAAACCGAAAGCAATGATGATTCAATGTGGGATAACGGTTATTCCATGGATCAGGATACCAATGCGTTATCCATTAAAACCGGGGCCATTATACCTGTGGTGCTGATCACCGGGATTGATTCAACTTTGCCCGGCTATATCAGCGGTCAGGTCAGTCAAAATGTCTGGGATACCGCAACCGGTTATAACCTACTCATCCCCCAGGGCACCAAAGCCTTTGGCCAATATCAGAACAACATAATTATGGGCCAGGAACGGGTATTCGTCGTCTGGCAGCGATTAATCTTTCCTGATGGCCGGACAATGACCTTGAAGGATATGCCCGGCGGGGACCAGCTGGGTTACACCGGCCTGAAAGACAAGGTGAATAACCACTATTTCAGGATTTATGGTCATGCCCTGCTAATGAGCCTTGTCACCGGCGGCACTGCTTATGCCATGAACACCTTGGACAGCGATAACAGTGACGAAACAACAACGCTCAATGAATCCATGGGAACGGCCTTGGCCGATCAGATGGGGCAAACAACCATGGCCCTGCTTGAAAAACATATGAATATGTCCCCCACCTTAACCATCCGGCCTGGTTATCGCCTGAACATCATAGCGGTTAAAGATTTAGAGTTCAGCGAGCCGTATGAAGGCAAATTATGA
- a CDS encoding S26 family signal peptidase, giving the protein MKYKILLLCSLFFAVCFFVSQYCYINRSASLPRGIYLKTSRAIAKGSFVVFHPTAAQQPLVSKYVKNTPLMKRVAALPGQAYRLPPASDTDSKGRVITPFSPKTGIVPSAQFVVIGDTKYSLDSRYLGFVPQSSIMDTITPLFVF; this is encoded by the coding sequence ATGAAATATAAAATTTTGCTGCTCTGCAGTCTCTTTTTTGCGGTCTGTTTTTTTGTATCTCAATACTGTTATATCAATCGTTCTGCCAGCCTGCCCCGAGGTATATATTTAAAAACCTCCCGGGCAATTGCCAAAGGTTCCTTTGTTGTTTTTCATCCCACGGCTGCACAACAACCTCTTGTATCCAAGTACGTTAAAAATACACCTTTAATGAAACGTGTGGCTGCTTTACCAGGGCAGGCATACCGATTACCCCCTGCCTCGGATACAGACAGCAAAGGCCGGGTGATTACGCCCTTTTCCCCGAAAACAGGCATCGTGCCTTCTGCGCAATTCGTTGTAATCGGCGACACCAAATACTCGTTGGATAGCCGGTATCTCGGGTTTGTACCTCAATCTTCAATAATGGATACGATCACCCCTCTCTTTGTTTTTTAA
- a CDS encoding type IV secretory system conjugative DNA transfer family protein yields the protein MKKQEYGLKQAKAKKSRYPLLFPVCFLLWAFAFMSYATQTVAKALRYHPDLGRPAFDTYYLPWKVFEWNKYIIDTPVGNRVDLIFGTFVLSTAFGFFLLLRKKPKGNLNLHGTATWAKKKELAAMGLDAKEGVYVGGFPLTRGTKYLIHNGPEHILAFAPTRSGKGVGLVIPSLLAWPGSSVTLDIKGENYALTSGYRSKELHHKLLKFDPADETFSFAKWNPLAEVRINTNHAIADAQNIAQMICDPDGKGMKDYFTQAGYALLTGLILHVIVSKQGATLADVVAEITKSDNEGDVKNLLYAMIDKEHAQILKNRYPDMDTDLADNIQSTIDSYAGEAVIKADRELSGVVSTAVTNLSLYRDPIVAKNTSESDFFISDIMNSETPVDLYLVVSPANLDRLRPLLRVFFNLALRKFTQKMEFENGQAVVSYKHRLLLMLDEFTSLGKLEIMQKALAFMAGYGVKAYIIVQDLSQLQEAYTRDESITSNCHVRIAYAPNKIETAKLLSDMTGKTTVVDKKTSVSGKRLGGMGNASVSVSEVARPLLTPDECMRLKGPVKDEKGGIKTPGDMLIFVAGYNTVYGQQILYFLDPVFQKRVKIPPPDHIAQEVSKNEI from the coding sequence ATGAAAAAACAAGAATACGGCCTTAAGCAGGCCAAGGCAAAAAAAAGCAGGTATCCGCTTCTTTTCCCGGTTTGTTTTTTGTTGTGGGCCTTTGCATTTATGAGTTACGCCACGCAAACCGTAGCCAAGGCATTACGATACCATCCTGACCTGGGCCGACCGGCGTTTGATACGTATTACCTTCCCTGGAAGGTGTTTGAATGGAACAAATACATAATAGATACCCCGGTGGGTAACCGGGTTGACTTGATCTTCGGTACTTTTGTCCTCAGCACGGCCTTCGGCTTTTTCCTGCTTCTCAGGAAAAAGCCGAAAGGCAATTTAAATCTGCACGGCACCGCAACCTGGGCAAAGAAAAAAGAGTTGGCCGCTATGGGACTTGATGCCAAAGAAGGTGTATATGTCGGCGGCTTTCCATTGACCAGGGGAACCAAATACCTGATCCATAACGGTCCGGAGCATATTCTAGCATTTGCGCCAACCCGATCCGGTAAAGGTGTGGGCCTGGTTATCCCATCTCTACTTGCCTGGCCGGGCTCAAGCGTAACCCTGGACATCAAAGGTGAAAATTACGCATTGACATCAGGCTATAGATCCAAAGAATTACATCATAAACTTCTTAAGTTTGATCCTGCCGATGAAACATTCTCTTTTGCTAAATGGAATCCTTTGGCTGAAGTGCGGATTAATACCAATCACGCCATTGCGGATGCCCAGAATATTGCACAAATGATCTGTGATCCGGATGGTAAGGGCATGAAAGATTATTTTACCCAGGCCGGGTATGCCTTGCTGACCGGGTTAATTTTGCATGTCATTGTATCAAAGCAGGGTGCAACCCTTGCAGATGTCGTGGCCGAAATTACAAAAAGCGACAATGAGGGGGATGTGAAAAACCTGCTCTATGCCATGATAGACAAGGAACACGCACAAATTTTAAAAAACAGGTATCCGGATATGGATACGGATCTGGCAGACAACATACAATCAACCATTGACAGTTATGCCGGTGAAGCTGTGATCAAAGCTGACCGAGAGTTATCCGGGGTCGTATCCACCGCTGTTACAAACCTTTCTTTGTATCGTGATCCCATTGTCGCAAAAAACACCTCTGAGTCTGATTTTTTCATTTCAGATATCATGAATTCTGAAACTCCTGTTGATTTATACCTGGTTGTATCCCCTGCCAACCTGGACAGGTTAAGGCCTCTGCTGCGCGTGTTTTTCAATCTGGCGTTAAGAAAATTCACCCAGAAAATGGAGTTTGAAAACGGGCAGGCCGTAGTGAGTTATAAACACAGGCTGTTGCTCATGCTGGACGAATTCACCAGCCTGGGCAAGTTGGAAATCATGCAAAAGGCCCTGGCGTTTATGGCCGGTTACGGCGTGAAGGCTTATATCATTGTCCAGGATTTATCCCAGCTGCAGGAGGCCTATACTAGGGATGAATCAATTACATCGAACTGCCATGTCAGGATTGCATATGCACCCAACAAGATAGAAACCGCAAAACTGTTGTCGGATATGACCGGGAAAACCACTGTTGTGGACAAAAAGACCAGTGTTTCCGGCAAACGATTAGGCGGCATGGGAAATGCCTCTGTATCGGTCAGCGAAGTTGCAAGACCATTGCTCACACCGGATGAATGCATGCGGTTGAAAGGCCCGGTCAAAGACGAAAAAGGGGGAATCAAAACCCCTGGTGATATGCTTATATTCGTTGCCGGGTACAACACGGTATACGGTCAGCAGATACTCTATTTTTTAGATCCTGTCTTTCAAAAGCGGGTTAAAATCCCGCCGCCCGATCACATAGCGCAAGAGGTCTCGAAAAATGAAATATAA